Below is a window of Uloborus diversus isolate 005 chromosome 3, Udiv.v.3.1, whole genome shotgun sequence DNA.
aataaatacattaatataaaaaaaatcgttcgttttgcccctgttgccaaaaaaaaatttaaaagataaataaatgcacttttaaaaacaaataaaaaacaataaaatgtcaacataattttcatcatcaaaaaaaaaaaaaaaaagaaatgaaaaagaaagaaagaaaaaaaaaatcgtctgcgcatagcTTGATATGGAAACATAAAGAACCAAATTTCtacgccaaaaactgaatacgtcaattaaaattttggagtgaaaataaaaacaaatcatatcaacagtaattatttcacagtgaaaaccatgaCTTCGGAGTCGGAGaaagagtcaatctcattttgggttaaaagagtcagagtcagtagtcgaaggtttttaattcaaagactcgaaGTCTTGATCGGTCAGTTTCTGGGTTTTCCTCCAGAGTCCACAACTCTGCCAATATTTGAGGAATCGGAGAcggacttattttgagataaaaaagTAGGAGTCAGAGTCATTCATTTTCCAttcgtgtctaaatttttgcccaaGCTTCGAAGTCAGAGCCGCAGTCGGGGAGTCAGAGTCGACtaccctaaaattctaggagttgaAGTCGGGAGTTGATCATCAAGAgcttttcacaacaaaatgtgtttgaagtaaatcctccTTTAAGTGCAGGATCTATGTTGACTTTtagttttcccgtaggcgctaatgttaaagggattggaactgttcaaaattgaacggaaaattgttcaaatcaacaagatattttctatacatgttcttcttcaaaaactttttcatacaaagttagtttgaagcaaattcgtctcTATAAGTTCGATATTTATATATGCCTTGAATTTCcgcgtaggcgctaatgttaagtttttttcaattgttcaaaattaaacaaaacactgttctaatcaaaaaagaaaatatgggaatgaggtgtcctcgccaagatcttacgaaaaaataaataaataaataaagtaaaaataaaatttaaaaaaatcttcgaattgaacaaagttattaggggggaagATTTTTTCAATACGTGATCTCAATACCcgactttccaatttttaagttttcgacacttattcaattattttgtttatttgtgacttttttttgttttttgcgatattttaaagaagcattaaaccttctttcatgcctttttcatctttctctgacttttactgtaAAAGTAGACTAGAAAGCGGGAGTGGCAGTAGTGGAAGTTCAAATAGGCGGCCGGTGCtccaaaaatgcgttttttttttttttttttttgtagaattggGTTGTATATATATCAAAGCAAAGgctttcaacttttttgattctatgaaatccaaaaaatgtggaataagGCCTCAAAAACCGGGACGGATGGCCACAGCAGACTCTCCTCTTagaattcaaagttccatttttataaaataagatgaggaaagttcatttatttggaatttttagtgtttactttggtaaaaaaaaatcactctttggTAAAAAATTCactctttaaaaaatcatttttcaatcgatcattaATATTTAACTCTGAAAAGGGAGGGGGCAAGTcggcaaggcccctttactttcGAAAGTGAGGGGGCAGTGACCCTCCCTGCCGCCTCCCTcctcgtacgagccgcctatggtTCAAGGTGTACAAAATGCACTTTCTCACGATTtgtgatttcaagaaaaaagttcCAAATTATTGGCAATGATGTTCACTGGATTCAATTTTGAACATGAATAACGAGATATAACTTCCCTGTTCTTTTTTTGGCCTGTCCAAGATTTGCGCCAGCGGGCTGAAGGTAAACGTgcacaaaaattgaaacaacCTGCTATACAGAGGTGAATCCACGAGTTTGGTAACTGAAGGGGACATAGGAGGTTATAAAACTTTTGTACAGTCGTGACGTCTACAGTGAAGTGAAAGATGGACCAATTTACAATCAcaaattcatttatatatatatatatataaaagcgtGTGTATATGTGACATAAATGTAAACATATACAAACGTGAATTTATATGTGATAAAATGCACACAGGAAAAggaaaaaactgtttgaaatttttgaactcgtcaaggaaaaaaaatactttttataatttaataaaattataatcatGTAActagtcaaaaaattaaaattgaacccTTTGCACAAAACgtgtaaaatagttaaaatagaaTAGTGAGAATAGGCGCAAATTGGAGCAATAGGATTGAATAGGCTGATCGGTTATCGTTTCCTTCATCACTACCATGCCTAATGACGTTGTTCTATTTTAACTACTACTTTAACATACTAGCTATGAAGTGTTTCGACCTCTTTAAAGCTACAGGTAGATTGACTACGAAAGATGGAAAACTTTTACACCTGTCCAGTCCGAATGCAATGCTACaacgtaaaaaataattaaatagaaattataaaaacaaaaaaagactaaaaactAACTAACAAAAGTTGAGACTTTAACAGTGGATTAAAGTTCTAGATTTGCAACGAAAATGGGGTTGAAGGCTGGATCTCCATAGGCGTCCTCTTGGATTCACCACTGGAAATATACGAAAAAACTCAGACGATATCTGATGCCAATATCCGGCTTTAAACTGGACATTTTCTACTCTTTGCATCTCTAAGCTCAATCTCGTTATTCACATTTGAAGTTTTCTCACTTTTAGTCGCACAGCATGCACTTGCGAAATTTATACTTTCATTTCCATATGTTGGACTGACAGGTAAATATTTAAAGCAGGAGACTTCTTTGATGTATTGCATTACGAAAGGTAAGTCATAAACTTCAGAAGCTTCTTCAAACTCGTcggttttcttcatttttttttctctccatgcAAGAACTCCTCTATCTTGTTCTGTAGCTAGACAAAGGAATAAAAGACGATTGCATTTAAGTAATAAAAGCACAGTAAGTGTATTTTGgtagataaaaattttgaaaaggaaaatgcaTTCTTCGAGCACTTAGAGAGGAAAATTgaatcttaaaattttactttttaggaAATCGTCtatatattttctgtttcttCTTCCACTTCTAAGCTTATTATTTTGGATGATTATCAAAACATGTATAAATCAtgtgaaagaaataaataaagcatcAAAAGGCCAAGTCACCAGCATTTGGTATgctaatcaaatatttttagctactaaTGAGAAGATATACTCATCGCTTTTTTGAGGTTATTTGCCTGCAGCTCGGTTACGGCTATTAACGAATCCAAAATAAGGGCGAAACTCTAATCATTGCTCTCTGTATGCTTTAATTGGGGTTTTTCCGgtattgttttaaatgaaaaagaatgCTTAGAAAAATACACAAtgctaataaaagtaaaaaaaaaaacattttttaatgaattaattataaacatttgctttggagaaaaaatattgattttcagaGTTCAGAGTAAATGCATTACTAAAACAGAGTTAAAATCTATTAAATCTCATCCTCAGATGACGATAGAAACAATTTTTGCAAGTCCTTAAAAAATATGGTACAATACGTATAAAGAATGGCACTTACCTGCTCATGTGTATGTGAATATTAAATGCTATTAAGTAAAGTGAGTATTAAGTAACTGTAGAAAATGGCAAATTAAAATGTAGCGTTTTTATTGGCATCTGAAACCTGATATTGTTTGACATTAGGAAGCCCACAATTAATTTGGCACCTCCTTTTTGGTGTTAAATTAAGTGACTTCACCAAATAGTAGCCAATTTACGGCATTACTTGCATTCTATTGCTTCCGTTTGCTTTAAAGAGTTATCTTCATCGCACCAAAGGAAGTACAACTTCAAACAATATACTTGAAAACTAATTATTTGTTCTTTGTTAACAGAAGATCCTTATATGATCACGTACATGACACTTTTTAATCGACAGCTAAATGCTCATAAAATGTGAAGTCggaaaaagaattgaaaataaaagtatttccaaAACACTCGTAAACACTGCTTTATCTGATGCAGaacatatttagaaaaaatacttgAGAAGCATATTTACTAGCTGTCTAACACATCAAAAAGAATTTACGCCTATCATGctgaaactaaaaatatgttcTTCAAATAGGTGACctcaaaatattacttttttttttctttttacaaaaaagctgTAGAATATCAAATACTTATGGAAAACCGTTTTACCTGGTATTGTATTATCCAGCAAACATCCTAGAAATCCTCCTACGAACATATTTGTTCTCAACAGAATTCCAAGAATTTGATCAGCAACTTCGCTTCCTGAAACACATCCATACTTTAAACATtaacatttttatacataaatataaattactaCTGGTCAAACAAAGTTTCTGAAACGGTAGCTTTGCGACTCCGGGCGACGCAGTTAGAATAAAATCAAACAATAGGAAAGAACTAGGTTGGACGAAAGTTACCGAAAAATTTTTGCCTCTTGTAGGTGATTTATAGAGCCTTAACAAACCACTTTGGTTTTAGTTTATTAGGGTATTTCTCAATTCTCGGACTACCGTTTATTACGTAAAATAGGGGAACGACTTCAATTTGGCTAAGGAAATGATTTTCAGCCTGTTTTAATCAAAACTTCAAGGGGACTTGGACAATATTATTTTCCTATTTTGTTAAATATGCCTAAACATAATTCAACAGTTATTCTGAGGCAGCTATTAGAATCTTGCGTTTCTGTAAAATTGAAGAGATTTCATCTTTCGGCCATATTTCTAGCTCCAACCTCcttatttatgaatgaaaagcGAAAGTGATGAAACACAGGAGGTGTGCCTATAAAACACCTAATTATttgcaaaattgtttaaaaactttGACTCAATTGCTTTTAGTTGGCTCCTCGTCGTGATCTTTACACCCCTCTATGTGAACTAGCCACAGCTTAAGATaataattaaagcatttttttaaacatgcacaTGCGCGTAGTATTCATAGTATTTTCTTTCATCTTCTATCTGACATCTGGATCTTTGTGAGAGATGAAATGATCataggggaaaaaaatacataGAGCGAGCAATGGTGATCTTGAACGTTCTAATCAAGAAAGGTGATTTAGCAAAACAAATCTCACACCTCAGATTACTGCTTCTTCATGTATTTGACGTGAACTGTCGTAGCAGTTTATTAACAAAAGACTTAATGGAATTTATAAAGCTTATCtatgaagtttttcttttcacatttctTAAATTGCTCAAGATATCAATTCTAATCGGAATCTTTTGTGGTTGCTCGTAGAAGATCCACGTGTTTTTGGTTTATCTATAAACCAAAATTTATCTACTCAAAAACTTTTCCTCTCAGTCGAGAGGAATTTGGTTCAAATTTAATGCAGAACCATTACAAGGATTTTATAAAGACACCAATGAACCATCAGAGAAAATATTAGGCATAGTGGTGAAAaatgtaaaagataaaaataaactttcaaaacacTTAATGTATTCATTACCAGTTTGCAACGCATCTGGATTATTCTGAAGATAGCTCGGAATGCAAAGTCCCATGAATAATGAAAAGCCTATGATGAAAATGTTTCTTGAAGAGTTCAGATTAACGTACTGCAGGTTTGATATACCTACACCTGTGATAATGGCAAACATGACACAGAAGATTCCACCCATGATAGGATCAGGTATAATGACAAAAAGCATTCCAATTTTTCCAATCATTCCAAAGAATGTAATAAGTATTCCAGCAAAAATGATAACTCTTCGACTTGCcacctgaaaagaaaaagaaagaaggaaagaaaatatgTCATAGAATAAAATACGCAATACGTGATACCGCCCTGATATAAAAGCAGCATTAGTAAAGAATAGAGGAGACCGGGGAATGTTGGCGacctttttaaactttatttttttaaaggttgtaaatgaagtaaaaaaacttTCTCTAATTGCTTAGATTATCTGTATGGTATcagcaaaaggttttttttttgacaatactatgctttatgtattttttacataattttttgtgaacCTTTGCAGAGTTCGCATACTTGCCTCGTCACGGGGTAAGCTTGcgaattggaaaaaatcaaaatagacACAGAAAATTTGACACCAAGTCTAGAGGATGttttaaataagcaagtaaaattTACCACCTAgtttttaaaaagcgaaattagTATTATTACTGAAATAGAAACTATTTTTGCTCCATAGAAAAAGTTTAACTCcgattttagaagaaaatattgaaaaatacaacACTACGTGAATCGTTTTCCTGTTTTTCATACGCATATTCTCATAAAAAAATGCGCGTTCACTCActtcttgctcccccccccccccgcccacccACGTTGTCACAAACTTAAATCATTAGAGAACTTAGACCTCAATGGTCTAAGGTCACAAAAACTCACAATATCACGAactccctcaaagcgtgacataatATGTAAACAACCTCTTAGGATCTTTAAGCATTGGATTTGTACTGTGAAAAGTGAAAGCTGCTAAATTCGAGGACTATTTCTTTCATAAAGGAATGAAATAATCAGTCTTCTGTCTTTTCATCTTCAGAGTTATTTGGTTCTTGCTTCCCCATTGTTTTCAATAACGTAGATGTAAATTGTTTATGCAGTTTTTGGCGTTTCCATACactagtttttaattttgccttttcttCTTCAATTCGTTTCTTGCGTCCTCTTACTTTTTTGTTCTGCTCGAATTTTCTGTTTTGCAGGTGCGCTTGTTAGAATggcatatttcaaaaatttacgaGTGGAGCGCTTGACTTATGAGGTCCTGCTTCAGTCTTATCGGTCTTATTTCTGTAACACTTACCGCTGATACATTGCTGATGTCTACTGTCATAGAATCATGCCTCTTGTCATTTCGCACAGTTCCCCCTGAAGTACAAAaacctgaaattaaaaattatgccgGGGCAAGTAGCGACACTGCCACAACACGCCTCCTTGATTTCGTCACAACTACCCCCGCCTTACgccattttgaactttattcataAGTTTCTGAAATAGTGTCATGATTAACAAATGAAACA
It encodes the following:
- the LOC129218980 gene encoding solute carrier family 23 member 2-like, whose product is MIEGVGCIFAVLFGNGCGNTSFSQNLGAIAITKVASRRVIIFAGILITFFGMIGKIGMLFVIIPDPIMGGIFCVMFAIITGVGISNLQYVNLNSSRNIFIIGFSLFMGLCIPSYLQNNPDALQTGSEVADQILGILLRTNMFVGGFLGCLLDNTIPATEQDRGVLAWREKKMKKTDEFEEASEVYDLPFVMQYIKEVSCFKYLPVSPTYGNESINFASACCATKSEKTSNVNNEIELRDAKSRKCPV